The following are encoded together in the Streptomyces sp. NBC_01465 genome:
- a CDS encoding peptide ABC transporter substrate-binding protein produces the protein MRGATHAKWTACAVVVALAATACGGGGDSGGSGGSDGVVSSSWGDPQNPLEPANTNEVQGGKVLDMLFRGLKRYDPKTGEAKDMLAEKIETSDSQNFTITVKPGWTFSNGEKITAKSFVDAWNYGAQLKNNQKNAYFFGYIDGYDKVHPDSGAATEPALSGLKVTGDLTFTVKLNQKFSTFPDTLGYAAYAPLPKAFYDDHAAWLSKPIGNGPYTVDSYTKGSQMSLRKWDDYPGDDKAQNGGVDLKVYTDNNTAYTDLIAGNLDLVDDVPATQLKNVKSDLGDRYINTPAGIIQTLAFPFYDKEWNTPGAAKVRKGLSMAINREQITDTIFQKTRTPATDWTSPVLGEEGGFKEGLCGDGCTYNAAEAKKLIAEGGGIPGGQLKIGYNADTGSHKDWVDAVCNSINNALGNDNACVGDPTGTFADFRNKIGQHKMTGPFRAGWQMDYPLIQNFLQPLYYTNASSNDGLYTNPKFDKLVDEANAESDTAKAVSLFQQAEEVLRDDMGAIPLWYQNGSAGYSTNVSNVALNPFSVPVYNEIKVN, from the coding sequence ATGCGCGGAGCCACGCACGCCAAGTGGACCGCATGCGCGGTCGTCGTAGCCCTTGCGGCGACCGCCTGCGGCGGCGGGGGCGACAGCGGCGGAAGCGGTGGCAGCGACGGGGTGGTCAGCTCCTCGTGGGGCGACCCGCAGAACCCGCTGGAGCCGGCGAACACCAACGAGGTCCAGGGCGGCAAGGTCCTCGACATGCTCTTCCGCGGTCTGAAGCGGTACGACCCGAAGACCGGCGAGGCCAAGGACATGCTCGCCGAGAAGATCGAGACCTCGGACTCGCAGAACTTCACCATCACCGTCAAGCCCGGCTGGACCTTCTCCAACGGCGAGAAGATCACCGCCAAGTCCTTCGTGGACGCCTGGAACTACGGCGCCCAGCTGAAGAACAACCAGAAGAACGCCTACTTCTTCGGCTACATCGACGGCTACGACAAGGTCCACCCGGACTCCGGTGCGGCGACCGAGCCGGCCCTCTCCGGCCTCAAGGTCACCGGCGACCTGACGTTCACGGTCAAGCTCAACCAGAAGTTCTCGACCTTCCCGGACACGCTCGGCTACGCGGCCTACGCCCCGCTGCCGAAGGCCTTCTACGACGACCACGCCGCGTGGCTCTCCAAGCCCATCGGCAACGGCCCGTACACGGTGGACTCGTACACCAAGGGCTCGCAGATGAGCCTGCGCAAGTGGGACGACTACCCGGGCGACGACAAGGCACAGAACGGCGGCGTGGACCTGAAGGTCTACACCGACAACAACACCGCCTACACCGACCTGATCGCGGGCAACCTCGACCTCGTCGACGACGTCCCCGCCACCCAGCTCAAGAACGTCAAGAGCGACCTGGGCGACCGCTACATCAACACCCCCGCCGGCATCATCCAGACGCTCGCCTTCCCGTTCTACGACAAGGAATGGAACACGCCGGGCGCGGCCAAGGTCCGCAAGGGCCTGTCGATGGCGATCAACCGCGAGCAGATCACCGACACGATCTTCCAGAAGACCCGCACCCCGGCCACCGACTGGACCTCACCCGTCCTCGGCGAGGAAGGCGGCTTCAAGGAAGGGCTCTGCGGCGACGGCTGCACGTACAACGCGGCCGAGGCGAAGAAGCTGATCGCCGAGGGCGGCGGCATCCCCGGCGGCCAGCTGAAGATCGGGTACAACGCGGACACCGGCTCCCACAAGGACTGGGTCGACGCCGTCTGCAACAGCATCAACAACGCGCTGGGCAACGACAACGCGTGCGTCGGCGACCCGACCGGCACCTTCGCCGACTTCCGCAACAAGATCGGCCAGCACAAGATGACGGGTCCGTTCCGGGCCGGGTGGCAGATGGACTACCCGCTGATCCAGAACTTCCTGCAGCCGCTCTACTACACCAACGCCTCGTCCAACGACGGCCTCTACACCAACCCCAAGTTCGACAAGCTCGTCGACGAGGCCAACGCCGAGTCGGACACGGCCAAGGCCGTCTCCCTCTTCCAGCAGGCCGAAGAGGTGCTCCGGGACGACATGGGCGCGATCCCGCTCTGGTACCAGAACGGCAGCGCCGGCTACTCGACCAACGTCTCGAACGTCGCGCTGAACCCGTTCAGCGTCCCGGTCTACAACGAGATCAAGGTCAACTGA